DNA sequence from the Thermococcus gammatolerans EJ3 genome:
GCTTTGGGACGTGGGAAAAGGGTAAGGAGTACGCCGAGATGTTCTTTCGGGGTGAGATAGACTACCCCACGTGGGCGGATCTCGACGCTTCCCTCTGGCGGGGGCGCAGGCGGGAGGAGATAATGGAGTGGGTGGAGAGCGTTGAGTACATGGACGGGGCCTTTGAACTGATCGAGTTTCTTAGGGAGAAGGACTTCAAGATCGCGATACTGAGCAGCGGGCTCATGTGCCTCGCCGAGAAGGTGGGGAAGGAACTCGGGGTCGATTACGTCTTTGCCAACGAGCTTGAATTTGACGAAGAGGGGAGAATAACGGGGAAAGTAACACCACACGTGGACTTCGAGGGAAAGGGGACAATCCTCCGCAGACTCAAGGAAGAGCTTAAACCAGAACTCACGGTTGCGGTTGGGGATGGCTACAACGATCTGGCGATGTTCCGTGAGGCCGATGTCAGCATAGCGATAAACCCCCACGAGGGCGTCGAAGGGGATCACGTGGTCGAGAGCCTCCACGAGGTCAGGGAGATAATTGAAGGACTGCTTGAGGAGGAGTGAGGTTTTTAAGGCCGATCCCCAACCCTCTGTGGGCCCGGCTGCCCGCCCTCTCCGCTGAGGGGTGATGCGGGGGTTCCGGTCGGGCCTACAGGGGATGATGACCTTTTGCTTTGCCGAGCGGTGATGAGCACGCCCTTCCCTGACCCTCAAAGTCCGGCCGTCTTCAGCACGAGCCACCAGAACACATCGCCCCAGAAGAAGGCTATGAGGAAACCGATGAAGATGCTCGGGGCGAAGGGCATGGCCTTTTTCCTGAGGAACCTGTTCTCGATCTTTCCCTCCTCCACGAGGGCCTTAAGCTTCTCTATCTGCTCGCGCGAGAGCCCCTCGGCCGTAGGGGACGCGATCACTTCACCCCTCACCGGGGACGTGAGCACGCTTAGATCTCCCTCCTTAATGGCCCTCACGAGCAGTTCAAAAAAGCCGGAGCGCTCTCTCCTGACCTCACCGTTCTCGATGTAGATGGTCTCCCCGAGGATGTCCCACTCCCCCAGCTCCTCAACCGTTACCTCCTCCACGAGGGCCTCCTCGCGGAGAACCCTGACGACGGAGAAGAAGACCTTGAACAGGTAAAGCACGACGGCGAGCTTTAGGAAGCCGTAAGCTGCATCAAGTCCGAGGAGGTACGTGAGGTAGGCGAGGGAAGCCAGACCGATGCCATCACCGACGCGCCGGTACTTTCCAAAGATGAGGATGGTGACTATCGTTAGAAGGTAGCGCACGGGGGCGGGAAGAGTCCACCCTGCCCTCTGGAGAAGAACTGAGACCGCTACTCCGGCCATGAGCCAGAGCGCCACTTCAACGGAGAGGTTTGCCTTCTCAAAGAGAACCTGTCTGAGTTTTTTGGTCTTTTTCCTCGCTATCAGCACACCGAGGGCGTAGGCGAAGAGAAAGGGAAAGACCGCGAGGATGCTGTTGAAGAGTACTGCAATCGGGTAGAGCGGGTATCTGACTTCGTACGGTGCGACAACACGGGCATAATGGAGCGGGTACGGCAGGAGGGCCGAAAAGCCGGCCAAAACGAGAACGTCGCCTGAAGCCCAGGCCCCGGCGTAGTAGAGGATCAAACCGAGAACCAGGCCAACGAAAAAGCCTATTATCCCGGCGAGAGCTACCAGGGGATTACCCGATTTCAGGCCGAGGTATAGGTAGATGAGTATCCCCGCCTCAACGGCGGGAACTGGTATCTTCGTTAGAACTGGATTAAGGGGCACTTCCTCTTCTTCCTCAAGACCCCTGAGCCTTTCGACCAGAGCGAGGAGGGGAAAAACGTGGTTGTCAAATATGAAGCCGGTCTTGAGGTCGGTGTAAGAGGTGAGGATTCCCATGAATGATCCAACTAGCAGTATAAGAATCGTAAGGGGATCCATCGGCAACCCCTCACAGGTCCTCCAGAACGTTCTTGCGGACGGCCTTTGCGTAGCTCGAAACCGTCTGCTGGAGCTGTTTTGTCGTGTCGAGAACTGTTCTAAGGGCTATTGCCACGAGTATCAGCGCGGCCGCAAGCATGAACAGGTACTCCAGAGCTGTCTGGGCTCTCCTCATGCTCTCGCCTCCACTTCTATTTCGGGATCATTAGATTTAAAAGTTTCCCCAAAACTCTTTCCGGGGGCCAAGATGAAGGTTTACAGACTGTTCGTTCGCGATGAGTACCTCGACTTCATAAAGTCGGGTGAGAAGAGGATAGAGGTTCGCGTCGCCTACCCACAGCTCAGGAGAATCCAGCCGGGGGACAAGCTCATCTTCAACGACTCGATTCCGGCAGTTGTTACAGAAGTCAAGCGCTACGAGACATTTAGGCAGGTTCTGCGCGAGGAACCCATAAAGAAAATCTTTCCCGACGAGCCGAGTTTTGA
Encoded proteins:
- a CDS encoding HAD-IB family phosphatase, which translates into the protein MSVRLIAFDLEGTLVKSVSGWVELHKRFGTWEKGKEYAEMFFRGEIDYPTWADLDASLWRGRRREEIMEWVESVEYMDGAFELIEFLREKDFKIAILSSGLMCLAEKVGKELGVDYVFANELEFDEEGRITGKVTPHVDFEGKGTILRRLKEELKPELTVAVGDGYNDLAMFREADVSIAINPHEGVEGDHVVESLHEVREIIEGLLEEE
- a CDS encoding A24 family peptidase C-terminal domain-containing protein, translated to MDPLTILILLVGSFMGILTSYTDLKTGFIFDNHVFPLLALVERLRGLEEEEEVPLNPVLTKIPVPAVEAGILIYLYLGLKSGNPLVALAGIIGFFVGLVLGLILYYAGAWASGDVLVLAGFSALLPYPLHYARVVAPYEVRYPLYPIAVLFNSILAVFPFLFAYALGVLIARKKTKKLRQVLFEKANLSVEVALWLMAGVAVSVLLQRAGWTLPAPVRYLLTIVTILIFGKYRRVGDGIGLASLAYLTYLLGLDAAYGFLKLAVVLYLFKVFFSVVRVLREEALVEEVTVEELGEWDILGETIYIENGEVRRERSGFFELLVRAIKEGDLSVLTSPVRGEVIASPTAEGLSREQIEKLKALVEEGKIENRFLRKKAMPFAPSIFIGFLIAFFWGDVFWWLVLKTAGL
- a CDS encoding class III signal peptide-containing protein — its product is MRRAQTALEYLFMLAAALILVAIALRTVLDTTKQLQQTVSSYAKAVRKNVLEDL
- a CDS encoding ASCH domain-containing protein translates to MKVYRLFVRDEYLDFIKSGEKRIEVRVAYPQLRRIQPGDKLIFNDSIPAVVTEVKRYETFRQVLREEPIKKIFPDEPSFERAVKRFHNLYPKWKENRYGVIAIKFKLVGEER